GTGTATCGACTGCACCCTTCGTCGCTGCATATGCCGGCAGCGTGCCGACGGCCGCGCGCGCCGCGAGCGACGACAGCAGGATCACGCTGCTGCCCTTGTGCAGCACCGGCAGCAGCTGCTGCACGAGGAAGTATGGCGCGCGCACGTTGACCGCGAACAGGTTGTCGAAATCGGCGACGCTGGTTTCTTCGATCGTGGCCGCTTTTGCAATGCCCGCGTTCGCGACCAGGATATCGAGCCGTTCGCCGACTACCGCGCGGACCTGTCTCGCGAGCGCATGCGGGCCGTCCGCGTCGCGCAGATTCGCGGCGATCTTCTGCGCGTTGCCTCCGGCCGCGCGAATTTCGGCGACGACCTGCTCCGCTTCCTGCTCGCCGCTGCTGTAGTGGACGAGAACCTGCGCGCCCGCGAGCGCGAGGGCGAGGGCCGTGGCGCGGCCGATACCGCGCGATGCGCCCGTGACGAGCGCGGTCTTTCCGTTGAGGTTGTTCATGGCAATGCTCCTTTGAAGGCGATCAGTGAACGGGGTGTGCTCGATGTATGTGCGTTTGCGGGAGTCGATCAGTCGCGCTCGCCCAGGAACTCGCGTACGTGCGCGACGAATCGTTCGGGATACTGATATTGCGAACCGTGGTTCGCGTCCGGGTAGATGATCAACTGCGCGTTCGGCAGGTTCTGCTGCAGGATCCACGAGTTGATCGAGTAGATGATCACGTCGTGATCGCCGTTGACGACGAGCGTCGGCTGCTTCAGCGCGCGCAGGTAGTCGAACGGGTTGGCGCGCGGCTCGCCCCATTTCGCGAGCGCGGCGAGCTGCGCCGGCGCGACCTTGTCGTTGGCCTCGGGATCGCGTCCTTCGCTGCGCAGACGGAAGCGCTGCAGGAAACGGCGCCCGGCTGCCTGGCTCGCCGCCGACGGCGAGAAGTGCACGCGCAGCCATAGATCGTCGGGGTTTGCATAGGTCGCGCCGAAAATGTCCTGCGCTTCGGGCGTCAGCGAGTTCATCGCCTCGCCGCTGCGTGGGCCGGTGCCGACCAGAATCACGCGGCGCACCAGCGCGGGTTCAGCGATCGCCAGCGTCTGCGCGATCAGGCCGCCCATCGAAAAGCCGAGTACGTCGACGGTCGTCAAGCCGAGCGCCTTGATGAACGCGGCGGCATTCGCAGCCATCTCCTCGATCGATTCCGGTACCTCGCCGGACGTGCTTGAAATACCGGCGTTGTTGAACAGGATCACTTCGCGATCCGCGGCGACACCGTCGGTCACGGCCGGGTCCCAGTGATCCATCGTGCCGGTGAAGTGGATGTTGAACACAAGCGGCACGCCGCCCGGCTTACCGAAGCGGCGATACGCGAAGCGGATGCCGTTCGCCTCGACGTATTGGGTCGGGGCGGTCTGGTGGGTGTGGCGGACGACTGCGACGTCGTCTGAAACGGTCGGGGAGTTCATGTCCGGTTCCTTTGCGCTATAGATGAGAGGCATGGAGCGGGCGGTATCTGAAATCTGATGCGCCGCTGCATGAGTCGTAATGTAGTGAGGTCTTGCGCGCTGGAAAAAGACTTTGTAGGCTCATGGGCATGCCTGCCAGGCATGACTCACGAGGAGGCGCATGGAGCTTCGACATCTGCGGTATTTCTTGGCCGTGGCCGAAACGGGCAGTCTGACCGTGGCCGCGCAGCAGCGCCTGTTCACGTCGCAGCCGTCGCTGAGCCGGCAGATTCGCGATCTCGAAGACGAGGTCGGTGCCGAACTGTTCAGCCGCAGCGCGCGCGGCGTCGAACTGACCGCGGCGGGCAAGGCCTTTCTCGATCACGCGCGGCTCGCGCTGACCCAGGTCGATGCCGCCATCGAGGCCGCGCGCCGTGCCGCGCGGCCGGCGCGTCAGGTGTTCGCGCTCGGCTTTCTGACCGGCCAGGAAATGACGTGGCTGCCTCGCGCAATGCAACTGCTGCGCGACGAGCTGCCAAACACCGACGTCACGGTGTCGAGCCACTATTCGCCGGACCTCGCCGATGCGCTCGCGCGAGGCAAGCTCGACCTCGCGTTTCTGCGGGCCGAGCCGGGCTTC
The genomic region above belongs to Paraburkholderia sp. HP33-1 and contains:
- a CDS encoding SDR family NAD(P)-dependent oxidoreductase, giving the protein MNNLNGKTALVTGASRGIGRATALALALAGAQVLVHYSSGEQEAEQVVAEIRAAGGNAQKIAANLRDADGPHALARQVRAVVGERLDILVANAGIAKAATIEETSVADFDNLFAVNVRAPYFLVQQLLPVLHKGSSVILLSSLAARAAVGTLPAYAATKGAVDTLVRHFAAALGERGIRVNAVAPGVVETDMSSFTKTDAGRELTLSMQALKRVAQPDDIAGAAAFLASDAARWITGETLHVDGGSKL
- a CDS encoding alpha/beta fold hydrolase, producing MNSPTVSDDVAVVRHTHQTAPTQYVEANGIRFAYRRFGKPGGVPLVFNIHFTGTMDHWDPAVTDGVAADREVILFNNAGISSTSGEVPESIEEMAANAAAFIKALGLTTVDVLGFSMGGLIAQTLAIAEPALVRRVILVGTGPRSGEAMNSLTPEAQDIFGATYANPDDLWLRVHFSPSAASQAAGRRFLQRFRLRSEGRDPEANDKVAPAQLAALAKWGEPRANPFDYLRALKQPTLVVNGDHDVIIYSINSWILQQNLPNAQLIIYPDANHGSQYQYPERFVAHVREFLGERD
- a CDS encoding LysR family transcriptional regulator, producing the protein MELRHLRYFLAVAETGSLTVAAQQRLFTSQPSLSRQIRDLEDEVGAELFSRSARGVELTAAGKAFLDHARLALTQVDAAIEAARRAARPARQVFALGFLTGQEMTWLPRAMQLLRDELPNTDVTVSSHYSPDLADALARGKLDLAFLRAEPGFDLDYRVVSSEKLIVLMPSDHPLAERTAISPRDFVGEPFIMASNKARVLHDVIERYLRESGVHVSVEHGVDNLAMAMSLVASTRGLALMPEYARNLLPWSVVSRPLAGDAPSVDLVIGYSRSNASPVLKLFLSRAEELLAPLATAPH